The genomic window ATTGTTGGTAATAGCTCGGAATGTGCATATCGTGCAATATGGCTCCAAATTCAACTGATACAAATTTATTGTCATATTCCGAAAGTAAGCTTAATAACCTACGTTTTAAAATACTATAGTCTCTCTTATTCAGAACTAATTTAAGGGCTAAAACTAATTCAAAAACTCCCTTTTGACTAGATATTTCATAGTTTGTTAATTCCAAGTTCCTTTTTATATTACGAAACGATGGACCTTTTTTTAAATATTTCGAATAGGTTATTTCCCCATGTGCAACCGCATTTCGAAAATGATTAACAATATGATTTATGGCCTCAATTGAATCAGTATTTATTTTTATTCGTTGTTTATAAGATCGATAATATTTTTTGGAAAAATCTTCCGCAATTGTAATTTTAATATCCTTTTCAGCATTCACATAAAAATAATTTAGGTCACCAAAAGTTAAAAAATTGACCAAAACCCATAATGGGACATGTCCATGATTATTGACATAATGTTTGATAGCATTATTTTCTTGTCCCCTGGCAGATTTTCGTTTAATGACATTCGATAATGAACTGATTGTACCTACAACCGATGATACTGCCGATCGATCTCTGGAATAATTATCCATTGCCAAATAAGAATGCTCTTCAGGATGTTTTTCTGAAAATCGATAGGATATTTCAGCTCCCAAATTAGCCTCATATTCTAACAACGAATCATATAAAATCGATCTAAGCTTCTTATCAAAGTCGTATAAATTTTGAATTTCACCAAATGTCGCCCCCTTAATGTATCGCTCAGGTTTAATTATTTTTCCATTGGAATTTCTTTGAAGAAATAGCCACTTGTATCCATTTATTATTGAATAATATCCAAACTGTTCTAGACTACGTTTCGCAGAGGATTCCACGAACAAACCACGACTTCGCAAAATTTGTAATTGTTGATTGTGAGTTTTAAACGGTTTTGAATTTTTTAGCTTCATTAACTTCCCCATAATATTATTTTAAGAAAACAAAAGCCTCAATTCTGTGCGCAGAATTGAGGCTTTGTTAGTTTGGAACCTACTCCTCGGGCCCTCCAAACTTGATCTCTACGTTCATGGTAATATTTAAAATTTATATTTTCAACCGTTAAAGTAAAGAACAATTATTTAAATATTCAATTCATAAAAGAAACAATTTCAAAATATTTTGACTTAATAATTAATGAATTTTACTGGTTTTTGTTATTGCACAAAATTGTTTGCGCCTACATTACTAAAAATACTATTTATTCTCTTTTAAAATTAGAAAATTATTAAAAATGGCTCCCAATCAAAAATTAAAAGCGTAACATAGACACTATATAATTTTTGATAGGGAGTTTTTTGTATGGGAGTATTTGTCCAAAGTGTTCAAGGAATACTGATCATTATCGGACTTATCGCGGTTGGTTATTATTTGGCCAAGCGTGGC from Companilactobacillus sp. includes these protein-coding regions:
- a CDS encoding Abi family protein; its protein translation is MKLKNSKPFKTHNQQLQILRSRGLFVESSAKRSLEQFGYYSIINGYKWLFLQRNSNGKIIKPERYIKGATFGEIQNLYDFDKKLRSILYDSLLEYEANLGAEISYRFSEKHPEEHSYLAMDNYSRDRSAVSSVVGTISSLSNVIKRKSARGQENNAIKHYVNNHGHVPLWVLVNFLTFGDLNYFYVNAEKDIKITIAEDFSKKYYRSYKQRIKINTDSIEAINHIVNHFRNAVAHGEITYSKYLKKGPSFRNIKRNLELTNYEISSQKGVFELVLALKLVLNKRDYSILKRRLLSLLSEYDNKFVSVEFGAILHDMHIPSYYQQLL